A genomic stretch from Deltaproteobacteria bacterium HGW-Deltaproteobacteria-18 includes:
- a CDS encoding glycosyltransferase family 1 protein, with protein sequence MRPRIFISLATSNLGGPGKGLLQFLRSGGFELCDPVIADFVAESGSESEFARVMRLSGANVAELRQTKKFDLDLVDQAQGIVKSEGCQILQSHGYKSHVLCALLRRRMRLPWIAFVHGWTSENMKMHCYRIVEMGLVTLATRVVAVSEALGKRLPGIAQRKMTIIPNAVDPAERNDFSGRDVRQELGIPGEALVVGVVGRLSPEKGQIFFLKALVQTRRSVPNAVGVFLGDGQDRAMLEVEAARRGLAGAVFFTGHVSGLGDYYRAMDLVAMPSLSEGMPNVALEAMMFAKPVVASRVGGVPEVVVEGETGFMVRAGDAEALALALIRMLTSSSRMLAMGEAGRRRVLENFSPTVRVDRLLALYKQILLARTIEGK encoded by the coding sequence ATGAGACCCCGCATATTCATCAGTTTGGCCACCTCCAATTTGGGCGGGCCGGGAAAGGGATTGCTTCAATTTCTGAGATCGGGGGGTTTTGAGCTTTGTGATCCTGTCATCGCGGATTTTGTCGCCGAGTCAGGTTCCGAATCGGAGTTTGCGCGAGTCATGCGGCTGTCGGGAGCCAATGTTGCCGAGCTTCGCCAGACTAAAAAATTTGATCTGGACTTGGTTGATCAGGCGCAGGGCATCGTAAAAAGTGAAGGCTGCCAAATATTGCAGTCGCACGGATATAAAAGTCACGTGCTGTGCGCTCTCTTAAGGAGGCGCATGCGGCTTCCGTGGATTGCTTTTGTTCACGGCTGGACTTCAGAAAACATGAAAATGCATTGTTATCGGATTGTTGAAATGGGCCTGGTGACTCTGGCAACACGAGTTGTCGCTGTTTCCGAAGCGCTGGGCAAACGACTGCCGGGAATCGCGCAACGCAAGATGACGATTATCCCCAACGCCGTAGATCCGGCTGAACGCAATGATTTCAGTGGGCGTGATGTACGGCAGGAATTGGGCATTCCCGGCGAGGCACTGGTTGTTGGGGTGGTTGGACGATTGAGCCCGGAGAAAGGGCAGATTTTTTTTCTTAAGGCCCTGGTTCAGACTCGCCGGAGCGTGCCCAATGCCGTGGGCGTTTTTTTGGGTGATGGCCAGGATCGGGCCATGTTGGAGGTCGAGGCCGCCAGACGTGGCCTCGCGGGTGCTGTTTTTTTTACGGGCCATGTTTCGGGCTTGGGCGATTATTACCGGGCCATGGACCTGGTGGCCATGCCTTCTTTGAGCGAGGGGATGCCCAATGTGGCCCTGGAAGCCATGATGTTCGCAAAGCCGGTGGTTGCGAGTCGGGTGGGCGGTGTGCCCGAGGTCGTGGTTGAAGGCGAGACGGGCTTCATGGTCAGGGCGGGTGATGCCGAGGCCTTGGCTTTGGCGCTCATTCGCATGCTGACATCGTCGAGCCGAATGCTGGCCATGGGGGAAGCGGGGAGGCGTCGCGTGCTTGAAAATTTTTCACCAACGGTCAGAGTGGATCGCTTGCTGGCGCTCTATAAGCAAATCCTCTTGGCACGAACTATTGAAGGAAAATAA
- a CDS encoding acetyltransferase has protein sequence MRNFSEFKLAIRRRETPFHSKLYDIAKKFYGLSVPVIPGVHKFLYNEWAFRTSVWHDFWRVVYYEPMFKSMCKEVGPGFKMYYGGNGITRIGGNLNIYIGSNVTIFDNVSLAGLKIFDDPELRIGDNTYISPRSRFMVAKSVVIGSWSLIGCRIVMDNSGHPIANAAARMSSGGGSPSRTSVKPVSVGDLCLLGAGSCLYPGARLGDGVVAKVGAHVAGEIPPFCLVAGNPGRIVAKLPISEELKEHFGEDRFRIWKEQQGAVVI, from the coding sequence ATGCGTAATTTTTCTGAATTCAAACTGGCGATCAGACGCCGTGAGACTCCATTTCATTCAAAGCTCTATGATATTGCAAAGAAATTTTATGGATTATCGGTGCCTGTAATCCCTGGAGTGCATAAATTTTTGTATAATGAATGGGCGTTTCGGACTTCAGTGTGGCATGATTTCTGGCGTGTCGTTTATTATGAGCCTATGTTCAAATCGATGTGCAAAGAGGTCGGTCCTGGCTTTAAGATGTATTATGGAGGAAATGGAATTACTCGTATTGGCGGGAATCTGAATATCTATATAGGATCAAATGTTACGATCTTCGATAATGTCAGCTTGGCAGGCCTCAAGATATTTGACGATCCTGAACTCAGGATTGGAGATAACACGTACATTTCACCACGATCCCGGTTCATGGTTGCCAAAAGTGTTGTCATTGGCAGCTGGAGCCTGATTGGATGCCGCATCGTCATGGATAACTCCGGACATCCCATCGCAAATGCAGCCGCCAGGATGTCTTCCGGAGGCGGAAGCCCTTCGCGGACGAGCGTCAAGCCGGTGAGCGTGGGCGATCTGTGTCTGCTTGGTGCCGGGAGCTGTCTTTATCCCGGCGCACGTCTTGGCGACGGGGTCGTGGCCAAGGTCGGCGCGCATGTGGCGGGCGAAATTCCTCCGTTCTGCCTTGTTGCGGGGAATCCGGGCCGCATTGTGGCTAAACTCCCCATTTCCGAAGAACTCAAAGAACATTTTGGGGAAGATCGATTCCGGATATGGAAAGAGCAACAGGGCGCAGTTGTCATATAG
- a CDS encoding transferase, with protein sequence MVKKLFHAVFLIIAIIPYVIYRIGSFVIGKSAAFISMSQFLSLFPGFFGSYIRGGFYHIAMNDFPQSCAVGFLTTFSSPDITIGNNTDFSTGANIGRCHIGADCMIGTYVMITGGKNQHRFDSRDIPIRLQGGEFQPITIGRDCWVGNGAIIMADLGEGCVIAAGSVVTKPVPPYSIAAGVPAKVIGERP encoded by the coding sequence ATGGTAAAGAAGTTGTTCCATGCAGTTTTTCTTATTATCGCGATAATTCCGTATGTGATATATCGTATAGGATCTTTTGTTATAGGAAAAAGCGCTGCATTCATAAGCATGTCGCAGTTCTTGTCTCTTTTTCCAGGTTTTTTTGGTTCTTATATTCGCGGCGGATTTTATCATATTGCGATGAATGATTTTCCGCAAAGCTGTGCGGTTGGATTTCTGACGACGTTCTCGTCACCGGATATCACAATCGGCAACAACACGGACTTCAGCACGGGTGCCAATATAGGCAGATGCCATATCGGGGCGGACTGCATGATCGGAACCTACGTCATGATAACCGGCGGAAAGAACCAGCACCGCTTTGATTCCCGGGACATACCGATCCGGCTACAGGGTGGCGAGTTCCAGCCCATCACCATCGGGCGGGACTGTTGGGTCGGCAACGGTGCCATTATCATGGCCGACTTGGGCGAGGGCTGCGTCATCGCGGCCGGCAGCGTGGTGACCAAACCGGTTCCCCCGTACAGCATCGCTGCCGGCGTTCCCGCCAAGGTCATCGGAGAGCGCCCATGA
- a CDS encoding glycosyl transferase family 1: MKPHVMQCIVSLAPGGAESLALTILEKADVRGSVCGLVRGTGALIPAIESRGLPWHALLSNSPRRFAVWKALAGVLRREKVDVAHVQAGYLLSFVLPAAFMAGVRVVYTEHAKHSLEQQPMLRRMVRLCAPFLHAVTCVSENLKSFMVERVGINARRIQVIPNGVDLGRFTRVEQSPDTRGLLPENWGGPDITVFGNVARFSEAKDHPGLLRAFDAVRRRYPGARLLLVGDGETRPDIEALVDGLDLGDFVRLTGMRRDVPALLGLMDVFVLSSMREGMPISVLEAMAAGLPVLSTDVGGIGEVVQDGVTARVVAPLDVPALAGGLAWMLENPAARAEMAARGRALIHGQYGHERMVERYFQLYAEAGRRSW, encoded by the coding sequence ATGAAGCCCCATGTGATGCAGTGCATTGTCTCCCTGGCTCCCGGAGGGGCCGAGAGCCTGGCCTTGACCATTCTGGAGAAGGCGGACGTGCGAGGTTCGGTGTGCGGACTGGTGCGCGGCACCGGCGCGCTGATCCCGGCCATCGAGTCTCGGGGATTGCCCTGGCATGCGCTCTTGTCGAATTCCCCCCGCCGTTTTGCGGTCTGGAAGGCTCTTGCGGGCGTGCTGCGCCGTGAGAAGGTCGACGTGGCGCACGTACAGGCCGGCTACCTTCTTTCATTCGTGCTTCCTGCGGCGTTCATGGCCGGTGTGCGCGTCGTGTACACCGAGCACGCCAAGCACTCCCTCGAACAGCAGCCCATGCTGCGGCGCATGGTGCGCCTCTGCGCGCCGTTTCTGCACGCGGTCACCTGCGTCTCGGAGAATCTGAAGTCCTTCATGGTCGAGCGCGTAGGCATCAATGCACGCAGGATTCAGGTCATCCCTAACGGGGTGGATCTGGGTCGTTTCACGCGGGTTGAGCAAAGCCCTGATACGCGCGGGCTCTTGCCCGAGAACTGGGGCGGTCCGGATATCACGGTGTTCGGGAATGTGGCCCGGTTCAGCGAAGCCAAGGATCACCCCGGCCTACTGCGGGCCTTTGACGCGGTCCGGCGCAGATATCCCGGCGCCCGTCTCTTGCTGGTGGGCGATGGCGAGACCAGACCGGACATCGAAGCCCTGGTCGACGGGCTTGATCTTGGCGACTTTGTCCGGCTGACGGGCATGCGCCGGGACGTGCCAGCCCTGCTTGGCCTCATGGACGTCTTTGTCTTGTCCTCCATGCGCGAGGGCATGCCGATCTCGGTCCTGGAGGCCATGGCCGCTGGCTTGCCGGTGCTCTCCACCGACGTCGGCGGGATCGGCGAGGTGGTGCAGGACGGTGTGACGGCCAGGGTCGTAGCTCCTCTGGACGTTCCGGCCCTGGCGGGAGGGCTGGCGTGGATGCTTGAAAACCCTGCCGCGCGGGCGGAAATGGCGGCGCGAGGCAGGGCCCTGATTCATGGGCAATACGGGCATGAGCGGATGGTGGAGCGTTATTTCCAGCTGTATGCGGAGGCGGGGAGGCGATCATGGTAG
- a CDS encoding exosortase yields the protein MELLKNQKNLIIWGVFLIVAVGVVYWPIVVPMVRQWAADDNYSHGFLVPFIAGYLAYMRREELLEAEVRPAESGLGLVFFGLGMLLFGWLGTEYYTMRASLVIIIAGSVLYILGWRIFSILLAPLAYLLLMIPIPYIIYDAAAFPLKLFVTKVSVLALKAMGIVIWQEGNILMFPNITLEVADACSGLRSIMSLLALGTAYAFVLHTSVRDRVVLIGSTLPIAVFTNCLRVIVTGGLAQYFGAAAAEGFFHEFAGVFVFFAAVVMFLVLGAALKRWS from the coding sequence ATGGAACTTTTGAAGAATCAAAAAAATCTGATCATCTGGGGTGTTTTCCTGATCGTGGCGGTCGGGGTCGTCTATTGGCCGATTGTCGTCCCAATGGTCAGGCAGTGGGCTGCCGACGACAATTATTCGCACGGCTTTCTCGTGCCCTTCATCGCCGGGTATCTGGCCTACATGCGTCGGGAAGAGCTCCTGGAGGCGGAGGTCAGGCCTGCCGAGTCCGGCCTGGGTCTCGTCTTCTTCGGGCTGGGCATGCTTCTTTTCGGCTGGCTGGGTACGGAATATTACACCATGCGCGCCTCGCTGGTGATCATCATCGCGGGTTCGGTGCTCTATATCCTGGGATGGAGGATTTTCAGTATTCTTCTTGCACCGTTGGCCTATCTGCTGCTCATGATTCCGATCCCCTACATTATCTACGACGCAGCCGCCTTTCCGCTGAAGCTCTTTGTGACCAAGGTTTCGGTCCTGGCCTTGAAAGCCATGGGCATCGTCATCTGGCAGGAAGGCAACATCCTCATGTTCCCGAATATCACCCTTGAAGTGGCAGATGCATGCAGCGGGCTGCGTTCCATCATGTCCCTTCTGGCCCTGGGCACGGCATACGCCTTCGTGCTGCACACTTCGGTCCGGGACCGGGTGGTGCTCATCGGTTCCACGCTGCCCATCGCGGTCTTCACCAATTGCCTGCGGGTCATCGTCACGGGGGGACTGGCCCAGTATTTCGGGGCGGCTGCAGCCGAGGGATTTTTTCACGAATTTGCCGGAGTTTTCGTTTTTTTCGCTGCTGTGGTCATGTTCTTGGTCCTGGGCGCGGCACTCAAGAGGTGGTCATGA
- the epsI gene encoding EpsI family protein, whose amino-acid sequence MNIRFRFIFIILFLAGAGTYMGLHRDLEVPLARPFGDFPISHAGWRMIGQASLGENIIKVLMPTDYLSRRYAREDGSSVDMYLSFFDGGPDSGRIHSPKHCLPGGGWTEMSSRHATLELGAETVNLVQAVYAMGNNRETIYYWFSMRGRTMPDEFSLKLAEITGSMFHRRRDQSFMRISVQGGGSQEAAEKQIEDFLRDFYPLIRDFLPS is encoded by the coding sequence ATGAACATTCGCTTCCGTTTTATTTTCATCATTCTTTTCTTGGCCGGGGCCGGAACATACATGGGTCTTCACCGCGATCTCGAAGTGCCGCTGGCTCGTCCCTTCGGGGATTTCCCGATCAGCCATGCGGGCTGGCGCATGATCGGACAGGCAAGCCTTGGCGAAAACATCATCAAGGTGCTCATGCCGACGGACTACCTTTCCCGGCGCTATGCCAGGGAGGACGGATCGAGCGTGGACATGTACCTGAGTTTTTTTGACGGTGGTCCCGATTCCGGGCGGATTCACTCGCCCAAGCATTGCCTGCCGGGCGGGGGCTGGACGGAAATGTCCTCTAGGCACGCCACGTTGGAGCTGGGCGCGGAGACGGTCAACCTGGTCCAGGCCGTATACGCCATGGGTAACAACCGCGAGACCATCTACTACTGGTTCTCCATGCGCGGCAGGACCATGCCAGACGAGTTCTCCCTGAAACTTGCCGAGATAACGGGCTCCATGTTCCACCGCCGCCGGGATCAGAGCTTCATGAGAATTTCCGTGCAGGGGGGGGGCAGTCAGGAAGCGGCGGAGAAACAGATCGAAGACTTTTTGCGGGATTTCTATCCGCTCATTCGCGATTTTTTGCCAAGCTAG